The sequence AGTACAATGGTTGCAGCAGAAACGCTTTCTTTTGGCGTTGAAGAATTTTCGGCAACGTGGTTGGCAACATGTCACTTGAATTTATGCGGCCGAATGTAATTGATAGTGTTGTTTTCTATTAGTATTATCTTACAGAGgtgattttcacacacacactcctCTTTATTCTAGCTATTGAATTGAATGAATCAAACAGAAACAACAGACATGATTGTATATCAATTCCCGTTATGTTTAtcatttaataaaaagaaaattaccaaCATTTTGATACGAACCAATGGAAATCTTGTTCTACTTGTCCATATTTTGATTTCACTAAATCAAATTGGTATCTTTGTACCTTAGAGATCAATACAGGAAGAATTCCAATAAATATCACATGTATTtccaataaaattaattaaaagaatgGGGGTGTATAAAAAGAAATACTGATAATGAAACAATGCTACTCAACAAAATTGCTCAAACCTTTATACTAACTAGAATTACCGTTTTCATTGGAAGCACGGTATATCTTCAGTTTTTGACCACGCAAACCATTCCAGAAGGCAGCTGCACTTATTGCCTTCTTACCCGGAATCTGAACCTCCAATACCTAAATACGTTGTCAAAAGCATACATTCAGTTTGAGAATTGACGGACCAAATGTATCATCCTATACATACCTTTTCCAATATGTATTTAGATTGAAGAcagtaaaattaaattagactCGCCAAATGAGGTGTTAGTACGCATCAGCATTTAATTTgttagaaagaaagagagggacAAAGTGTGCGTAGCTTTGGAAAAATCTAGATTTGGTAAGTAAATACGAGGAGCGTAGCAATACGGTCAGTTAGATTGTTGATCCCATACTTGAATGTTAAGGGAGGGGGGAGGACTTAAAGGGGTATTGGGATAGAAGTTGTTCGATCATAATTTTGGCCAATGACTGCAGAAATAAAAGACAACAAATTTATAGCTCACATAGAAATAATGTCAGGAAATGAAAATGCATGAGCTCTGCGTTATAACCGCTAAGCTAGCAGTAGCAGCAAGACTAGACAATAACAGAAGCTGACAGAGACAGGAGGTACCTCAAGCGCTGTGCCCCGTCCACAGGGAAATACTAATGCAGGCTTTATAAAGCTGATTTCAACCGCTTGGTTGACCTGAACATTGCTCTGGCTGCAGACTTTAGTTGTCATAATTTTGAATTCCATGATATTCTCTTGACCAGTTTTGTTGTCAATAATTACAACTTTAGCTCGAGTTCCAGGCCACCCTGCAAATGCACGAACCTGTAGGGGTTGTGATTCATGACTCCGTTATCCAATATGAGGCAAAAGAAGAGAGCATACCTTATTATGTAGAACTGAAGCCTCCTGATCAAAGGACAGCCACGATTCTTCCGGAGCAATCTATGCAAAACACAAATGAactcaaaattaaaatcaaaggcaACCCTAGAAAACATATCTGGTCCCCATTGTGTCGTAGCATAGAAGTCACTTCAACTGCAATGTCTACCTTGGGAGCTAAGGTAGCTTTAGAGTCATCCTGGGGACGTGCTTTCACCTTAGCTGACCCATCAAGTATAGAAGGAAGCTCGTTGATCAATAGTTTAGATCCTGCAAAGTATAACAGTAGGTTACATCAGTGAAGTGTAGTTGAACCAAAGCTGCACTAAATTGGTAAATATGGCTGCACTGGCGTAGATCCGACTAAAACCAATTCGCACAGGTAACTGCTCACAGAATATGTACAGAATAAAGACACATGAGAAAACAATATATGCCAAGGACTAAACACCATGTTTCAGGAAGACTTAAGGAAATGTATAATGCTTAATGTCAAATAAGATTCTCAGCTGGATAGCTTAGTAATTTATATTCTGCCACTGAACTCTAAGCACCAATAGATTAGACTGCAGTATTAAACTAAAGTATAAGTAAGTTATAAACTATAATTAGCAAaaccgaaattaaaactatagAACATATCAGAAAAAGGGGGAGTAAAAGGAACAAAGCACACCTTCATTAAATAGTAGTGCAAGTAGATCCGGTGCCTGCATGAGAACCAGAATAAACATTTACTAAAAACAAATGCGTTGAAAATGGCAGCAACCCTGAAACTAGGCTCAATAGGGAAGATGATATTAGTCTTGAACTCGGCTTTAATACACCTAAAAGTTTCATATTTCCCCAAAATATAAACTCAATTTATGGCCGCAAAAAATCTCCCTAACCAAAAGAAATGTTTCCAATGTACTCTCACTGTTACTATTGAAGTTTGCAACTATGCGTGTGCATGGGTGTGCATCCACTCATATTGCACTCACTAAGATTAACCTTTTTCTTCCCTATTTGGTGGGGAAGTGCTATTAACTTGTAGGCCCCAAGATACACATGTACATACAAACCATCACATACCATGGACCTTGCACCTCAAGGATGTCAGATACTACTTGATCCAGACAAATTGTTACTGACTCGAACCCAGAAATAAAACAGCTCAGATGAACATCAAAACATCAACATCGTTACGCATGAAGATCAACTTTTTTTGCTCTTCTTTTTTACCAGGAATGTAGTTTACTTGTGGGTACATAGATGTACAGAACGTGTACATAAACCATTGTGTATTAAAAATCTTgtacattttttatttctttgatagGAGAAGATGTTGTACCTAAGGCATGTTAGTTGCTAACTTACTACTTCATCGGTCCTAACAAATCATTACTGACTTTGACCCAAAAATAACACAGATGAGATGGGTCCTAAAACTTTTGCATCCATAACTTCACTAGATAAGCATCATTCATACCTTAATTTGATCATCAATTTCCATTCTTTCACAGGCAATGACAGGCCCAGCATCCAGTGCACGAACAGTGAACGCTAAGGATACTCCTGTTTCATTAACACCATCCTAATTCAAACAAGAAAATGTAGAACTTCTTATTCAGATATAATAAATGTGAATATAAAacacatgcaatactttatagCCTACGAGATAGGGAACATCAAAACCTAAAAACCTGCAAGGCTCTTTGAACAGGTGCAGCTCCACGATACAATGGAAGCAAACTTGGGTGTATATTGACCGTACCTGAGAAAATTGTCACTTTGGATTGAGAAATAATGCTACCAGCTGATTAGGTTTGAAGATAGCAATCTCAACTTTAGAAATTCATTTATGCTCACTCAAGATATGCAACTTGCGAGTTCACATTGTGAATAAAAGATGCCGTATTAAAGTAAAAACAAGCATGGTGGAATTAAAGCATACACTGCAGTCAATAATCATTAACCATCTATTATGATCTTCAGACCACCAATTGTCTCGAAAAGGTTTAAAATGAatgcagaaaaaaaatcttGATCTGCTAACCAAATTATTAGGAACAAAGTTCATCTGCCAACCTTCCTCCCCCTCAAAAGTTAACTTAAATATCCCAGGTACAGATACCAAATAATCTAATAAGTGTGCAATATCCCTTAAAAGGCAAGCTCTAAGAGCCAAGAAACATTTCGAGTTCAATTACTAGTCTCATGCCTCCATATAACTGATTTACCCTTGGTACATGACTACTAGCTGGACAGGGCGTCTCATATTTGAAGCATTGAGAGGATTACCCAAATTGAAGGAATCAGAATGAGCAACTCTCATCCATCGTCTGGATTGCAATGAGAATAAGGTTGGTTTCTGTTAAGAtgtttttcgtttcttcttaATTCTTTCTATTCTAAATAAATGTTGGAATGTGGACAAATGGCAACAATTCCCCATTCCAAGTAACCGTGCTGAGATTATACCCATCTGATTCCAAAGTCAAATGCAGAAAAGTGCATGGAAAATTAATATGCAGCAGAGAACAAGAATTCACTTTTGTCAGGGAAATTCATTCGACTAACCCAATGTTGGGATATTGAGAAACTTGGTAGGTAAAATGTTCCCATAAGCAGCAGTGATGCAAAGTTGTGGCTGCAAAGCTCTTAAGTCGGACAAAAACACATCCTGCACGAACATTAATAAAAATGAACCCTCTTCATCTAAATTCACTCCTAAAACTATCAAAATCTTTGAGAGACAATAATCTAATGAGCACTGGGAATATATGGAAACCCATTTTAATCATATAGAGCAATAAGAAGCAGTATTGGGTTGTTTCTAATGCACATGACCTTTGGCATAAGAAAACCTAAAATGCAGCTCTACAGAAGGTGTAGTACCCGATATCGGAGATTTCTACAGATAACTCCATGGTGCTCATAAGCACATCTCTAGTCACTACATGGATTACCCGTAAGGAATAAATAAAGAAATCATTTCCTACAAAAATATGATAGAAAATTACCTCTCCAGCCCGTTCAGGTGTGAAAATAAGGTTTGAAGGGAAGCCTCTGTCAAGAGCATGCTGTGCTAAAGGAGAAGGCATCAACTTTTTCCCCCTAGACTTTCTGGATGGCGGCTGTGTAACAATAGCTGCAACCTAAATCAGAGCAAATTATTCATTCATAATCCAAGCAATGACTCTGTATTTTTACACTATATCAATAGCGAAAGTATGCATCACCATTTTTCCTGGCCTACGTCAGTCCCTACTATCTTCcacccccccccaaaaaaaaagagtaaatatGAAAACAAGTTTGACATAAAACTGATATGAAATATTAGTAAGCTCATATGCAATAAGCCTAGGTTCGACAAGTTTGGCATAAAACTAATCCAATTGAACCTTTAAGATGCCTTATGATGCTGCAACACAAGAGAAAGCAATGACCGAAACACAACACAACCAGCTAAATGATAAGTCTACTGACTATCTAAATTCCACAGCACCAGAAATTAACCCCATTCACAATTCAATCCGGCACGAACGCTTCTTGGACATAATGTGCTTAATAGGCATGTAACATCACTAAACTATGTAACCCAATAAACCaaactcaaaaacaatcaaattgtgGAATTCTAATGGCATCATAAAGTGAAGAAAACCcaaaatgaaaaaatgaaaaataaagaaggaagaagccagAAAAGAAAACCCGTTTGAGGTAAAGTTGAAGGCATGGAGAAGGGCATCCATTGAATACCTCAAAGAGTGAGTCTGCGGCAGTGGATGCATTGAGAAGGGCATCCAGAACAGTTGATGACACCTTCAAAACCAGTAGACATTTCATCACCTCATAACCACAAAtgtataaatatgtatatatatatatatatatagagagagagagagagagagagagagagaataggcAGCACCTGAGGAGAGCCTAAGAAGACGAGGGGCTTCTTGTTGGAAGCGAAGCATaaggtagaagaagaagaagatgaagatgaagttgCGGCACTGAAGCACCAGAAGCGACGAAACACCAGCGACGAATTCATGCTCACAATTTCACTTGCCTCCTCGTACAAACCTACCAACTGAGAGAGCTTTGGGACTATATGTACATCTGCTTATCCGCTTCTTGCAATTCTAACTTGGGCTTATTTTCTTTTGTGCccgattctctcccctcctctttctctcccctCCTGTGCCCTCCCTTCATCCACAGCCGTCCAAAACATTTACAAGTCGATCAAAACACAAGATTGTGCCACGTAAGAAACAAACGAGGCGCTGAAATAAGATAGTCCACGAAGGCGCCATCAACCACGGTGCTGCCGAGGCCCAATACGATGAGGTCGAACCAGTGGAGCCTCTTCTGCATGTGGGAGCCGGAGCGAGCTCGGACGGCGCTCATTTCGTCATCGGAGACGGAATTGGCCTGGTGACCGAGGCGGGAAGGTATGTGAGCCATGGATCGGAGGTAGGCCTCGATGCTTGAGAAAGAGGACAAGAAGCTATTTCGACACTGACTGGATTGATTGCAGCCATGGCATCAGTGATGGAGGCAAATGTTGGAGACGACGGGGGGAGAGAAGTAGAGGGGAATATAATTGGGGTTGTAGGAGGTTGCATAGCTTTTACCcattggatctggtttgaatgGTCCCGATTATAAGGAGGGAGATAGGAGGGAGAGAATCCGAGTCTTCTCAAGCTCCATTTTAATGTTCTCTTTTTTTATCGAACGTTATTTTACTTATAAGAGGCCATCTACGGAAAAGAGGTTGAATTAGGCCACATAATAGcgatatttaaaatataatacatttGTGTTATCTTAAAACTCTATTTTATTTAAGTTGAAATTTCGATCTCTGATTTAAGGAGAGTTTTGGTAACCCTTATATTATTTACTTAATTTGATGTAGAAATAGGTTAAGGGATTTGTCTAAATACGAGTGTGCCACTATTCGGCACTAGAAACCAATCAAGTAATTGTGCTCCAATGAATGAATTAACTTAATTTTATCTTTTCAATGCCTCTAGTGAATGAGGACTTGACAATTCAACTAGATTTAGAGGGtaatttggtaaaaaaaaataattcaagtgGCTATATGAAACAAAATATGTTCAGGTGATAATTTGACACGAAATAGTGATGACAATGATTCAGACATAACTCAAATTTTAGAGTAAATCTTAATGGTTTTGACGGTAGGTGGTATTTATGCAAACAAGTTTAGTTTAGGTGGCAAatatcacaaaacaaaatttcagtGGTCGAGTAGAACACTGTCTAAATTCAAGTGGTATTGCTAAAATTTTCCTTCCTCTTTTTTGAAGCAAGCCTAACATCACTTTATCTTTATGGCACTGCAAACTGGACATAGAAAACTATGGGACTGCAAACATGTGTGTGATTTCATTAGAAGTACAACTAGATGAGAACCCGAAAGAGAAATAGAACATATATAATACTGAGAAACACACACCATAATACCAGCATTTATACAATATAACATGACATAGTTTGCAAGTTCGACAGATTGAAACAGTAAAGAGAAAGAACGAGGACGATATACTTAGCGCTTTTGTGCTTTTCTCCGTCTAGATTGTACTTTTTGCCATTTCTTTCTAGCAACTAGTTTGCTCTTTGGTTTCAACTTCAACTCAGGTGAGAACTTATAATTAGGATCTCTCATACGCGTTTGTATATCCTTGAAAAACTGCATATTCAGTTTCTTAGGCCCTCCCTGTCTAAGCTCTGCATATTCCGGCCCTGATACTATATTTTCAAATGCTCCTACCAAAATATCCAAGTCACTCATGACCTCCCACACGTTAATATAACGCCCGTCTGGCCCTTTCTTCAACTTTTTCAAGGCATTCTCAACTGCAATTTTCCTAGCTTGCTTTCCAGGGGACAACTCCTCTGGTTCCTGCTCAGCTTTCAATAATTCAGAAATTGTCCGATACTTTGATGTTTCTTCAAACTCAAATAGTTTGTCTATATGTTTATCACTACTTTCATTTGGGTAGGCTTCAATAGGAATATCGTCGTCGTCATCATCTTCACTCCCAGTCCACAGAGACTTCTCCTCGTCGCTTCCAGACCAAACACTTCTCAACTCATCACTATCATCGGCATCAATTAGGTCAGAGTGCTCCCTCGCCTGTTGTCTTACTTTTCGAATCTCTTTTTCAAGACGACTCTTTTCATCCTTTTCATTGTCACTTTCGTCTTCACTAcctgtccataaagtatcatcttCATCAATCTCCTTCTTCCAGGCTTCCCTGAATTCCTTGTCACCAGGTTTTCCATTTCCAAAGAGATCATAAGGTTTATGACCACCACGAGCATATGATCGTGACGCTGCAACAGTTCGAAACAGTCATACAGGGCACAAGTACAAAAGTCAAAGGGAAAATGCACGTCTATTTATACACCTTTTTCTGCAAATCTGAACTTGCAAGGAAACCTATTTTATATAGAATGCATCATATTATGTAACATGTATATTAGTTTACAGAGCAACATACTTGGCTTGAACTGCTAACCAAATTATTAGCATACACTGCAGTAAATAATCATTAACCATCTATTATGATCTTCAGACCACCAATTATCTCGAAAAGGTTTTAAATGAatgcagaaaaaaaatcttGATCTGCTAACCAAATTATTAGGAACAAAGTTCATCTGCCAACCTTCCTCCCCCTCAAAAGTTAAACTTAAATATCCCAGGTACAGATACTGAATAATCTAATAAGTGTGCAATATCCCTTAAAAGGCAAGCTCTAAGAGCCAAGAAACATTTCGAGTTCAATTACTAGTCTCATGCCTCCATATCACTGATTTACCCTTGGTACATGACTACTAGCTGGATAGGGCGTCTCATATTTGAAGCATTGAGAGGATTACCCAAATTGAAGGAATCAGAATGAGCAACTCTCATCGATCGTCTGGATTGCAATGAGAATAAGGTTGGTTTCTGTTAAGAtgtttttcgtttcttcttaATTCTTTCTATTCTAAATAAACGTTGGAATGAGGACAAATGGCAACAATTCCCCATTCCAAGTAACCGTGCTGAGATTATACCCATCTGATTCCAAAGTCAAATGCAGAAAAGTGCATGGAAAATTAATATGCAGCAGAGAACAAGAATTCACTTTCGCCAGGGAAATTCATTCGACTAACCCAATGTTGGGATATTGAGAAACTTGGTAGGTAAAATGTTCCCATAAGCAGCAGTGATGCAAAGTTGTGGCTGCAAAGCTCTTAAGTCGGACAAAAACACATCCTGCACaaacattaataaaaatgaACCCTCTTCATCTAAATTCACTCCTAACACTATCAAAATCTTTGAGAGACAATAATCTAATGAACACTGGGAATATATGGAAACCCATTTTGCAGCACTATTGGGTTATTTCTAATGTGCATGACCTTCGGCATAAGAAAACCTAAATTGCAGCTCCACAGAAGGTGTGGCACCCAATATCAGAGATTTCTACCGATAACTCCATGGTGCTCATAAGCACATCTCTAGCCACTACATGGATTACTCATAAGGAATAAATAGAGAAATCATTTCCTACAAAAAGATGATAGAAAATTACCTCTCCAGCCCGTTCAGGTGTGAAAATAAGGTTTGAAGGGAAGCCTCTGTCAAGAGCATGCTGTGCTAAAGGAGAAGGCATCAACTTTTTCCCCCTAGACTTTCTGGATGGGGGCTGAGTAACAATAGCTGCAATCTAAATCAGAGCAAATTATTCATTCATAATCCAAGCAATGACTCTGTATTTTTACACTATATCAATAGCGAAAGTATGCATCACCAATTTTCCTGGCCTACGTCAGTCCCTACTATCTTCCCCCCAAAAAAAGAGTAAATACGAAAACAAGTTTGACATAAaaccaatataaaatattagtaaGCTCATATGCAATAAGCCTAGGTTCGACTAGTTTGGCATAAAACTAATCCAATTGAACCTTTAAGATGTCGCAACACAAGAGAAAGCAATGACCgaaacacaacacaacacaaccAGCTAAATGATAAGTCTACTGACTGTCTAAATTCCACAACACCAGAAATTAACCCCATTCACAATTCAATCCGGCACGAACGCTTCTTGGACATCATGTGCTTAAAAGGCATTTCACATCACTAAATTATGTAACCCAATAAACCAGActaaaaaacaatcaaattgtgGAATTCTAATGGCATCATAAAGTGaagaaaacccaaaattaaaaattgaaaacacataaaaaaatttaaaaaaaaaagaaagaagaagaagccagaAAAGAAAACCCATTTGAGGTAAAGTTGAAAGCATGGAGAAGGGCATCCATTGAATACCTCAAAGAGTGAGTCTGCGGCAGTGGATGCATTGAGAAGGGCATCCAGAACAGTTGCTAACACCTTCAAAACCAGTAGACATTTCATCACCTCATAACCACaaatgtataaatatatatatatatatatatagagagagagagagagagagagagagagagagagagagagaaggcagcACCTGAGGAAAGCCTAAGAAGACGAGGGGCTTCTTGTTGGAAGCGAAGCAtaaagtagaagaagaagaagaagatgatgatgaagttGCGGCACTGAAGCACCAGAAGCGACGAAACACCAGCGACGAATTCATGCTCACAATTTCACTTGCCTCCTCGTACAAACTTTGGGACTGTGTACCACTGCTTATACGCTTCTTGCAATTCTACTTCTGCCTATTTTCTTAGGAGACtaatcaaattttaagttttaacgataaaagtatggtaaataatattaaaattatttttttaatgtaaatatattatttttttattaaaataaataatacaaaagaGTTTTTCGCtaaagtttatttttcttttgtgctCTTAATCTCATGCCCGATTCTCTGCCCCTCATTTCATCCACAGCCGTCCAAAACATTTACAAGTCGATCAAAACACAAGATTGTGCCACGTAAGAAACAAAGGGAGGGATAGCTCTTACCcattggatctggtttgaatgGTCCCGATTATAAGGAGAGTGCACAAAGGGAGGGAGATGAGAGGGGAGAGAATCAGATTCTCTTAAACTCCATTTTAATGTTCTCTTTTTTTATCAACCGTTATTTTACTTATAAGAGATCAACTACGGAAAAGAGATTGAATTAGGTCACATAATAGCGATATTTTACGTATAATACATTTGTGTCATCTTaaactttattttatttgagttgaaatttagaCCTTTGACCTTCAACCGTAGAAGGAGAATTTTGGTAACCCTTAGACCAAACCCAATATTGGGCTAAATGCaattttttaggttttattccCCTCCCAACCCAACGCTTGCTAAATGAGTGGACTAAAAGCTAAAAGCTGAACAAAGATCAAATTCCCTCCAGGATTTTGCCTAGAAAATGGTGTGGACACCACCAGCGGGACCCCATCAACATGGCCCATGGGCATGTCTCCCaagatttattgaattcaatggttgagatcgaatataattaaatctaacggtaaaaaaagatctaacggtccaaatttaaatctaacggctaaaataattaaaaaaaattatttaactcaaaattcatccaaatttagtgatttttcaatatttatcataatttaaatatttttaggttaaaacgttcataaaattaaattatgatagtgtacataattttttttaaattactttaaaagaaaaaaaatagcctaaatttattctttaataatctcaggCTAAAAAATTTAGGCCAGAagagttggagcagaaaaattgtttctaggctaaacctaaattttttgggctaaaaattttaagttttagccCAAGGTTGAAGATGGTCTTAATTTGATGTAGAAATAGGTTAAGGGATTTGTCTAAATATGAGTGTGCCAATATTAGGCACTAGAAAGTGAACAATTTGCTCCTTAAAGAATAGTAACACTGACTTCCAGTCAAGTAATTGTGCTCTAAGAAATGAATTAACTTAATTTTATCTTTTCAATGCCTCGAATGAATGAGGACATGACAATTCAACTAGATTTAGAGGGTagtttgggaaaaaaaaacatttcaactggctatgaaacaaaaaaaaatagttcatgTGATAATTTGACACGAAATAGTGATGACAATGATTTAGACATAACTCGTATTTTAGAGTAAATCTTAGCGGTTTTGACGGTAAGTGGTATTTATGCAAACAAGTTTAGTTTAGGTGGCAAAtgtcacaaaacaaaatttaagtGGTCAAGTATAACACTATGTAAAATTCAAGTGGTATTGCTAAAATTTTCCTTCCTCTATTTCAAAGCAAGCCTAACATCACTTTATCTTTATGGCACTGCAAACTTGACAAAGAATACTATGGGACTGCAAACATGTGTTTGATCTCATTAGAAATACAATTGGACGAGAATTCGAAAGAGAAGTAGAACATATATAGAACTGAGAAACACACACCATAATACCAACAGTTTTACAATATAACATGTTACAGTTTGCAAGTTTGGCATATTGAAACAGTAAAGAGGAAGAATGAGGAGGATACACTTAGCGCTTTTGTGCTTTCCTCAGTCTAGATTGTACCTTCTGCCATTTTTTTCTAGCAACTAGTTTGCTCTTTGGTTTCAACTTCAACTCAGGTGAGAACTTATAATTTGGATCTCTCATACGCGTTTGTATATCCTTGAAAAACTACGACCCTCCCTGTCTAAGCTCTGCATATTTCGGCCTTGAAACTATATTTTcaaatgctcctatcagaatATCCAAGTCACTTATGACCTCCCACACGTTAATATATTGCCCATCTGACCCCTTCTTCAACTTTTTCAAGGCATTCTCAACTGCAATTTTCCTAGCTTGCTTTTCAGGGGACAACTCCTCATGTTCCTGCTCAGCTTTCAATAATTCAAAAATTGTCCGATACTTGGATGGTTCTTCAAACTCAAACAATTTGTCTA is a genomic window of Malus domestica chromosome 09, GDT2T_hap1 containing:
- the LOC103444169 gene encoding uncharacterized protein, giving the protein MNSSLVFRRFWCFSAATSSSSSSSSTLCFASNKKPLVFLGSPQVSSTVLDALLNASTAADSLFEVAAIVTQPPSRKSRGKKLMPSPLAQHALDRGFPSNLIFTPERAGEDVFLSDLRALQPQLCITAAYGNILPTKFLNIPTLGTVNIHPSLLPLYRGAAPVQRALQDGVNETGVSLAFTVRALDAGPVIACERMEIDDQIKAPDLLALLFNEGSKLLINELPSILDGSAKVKARPQDDSKATLAPKIAPEESWLSFDQEASVLHNKVRAFAGWPGTRAKVVIIDNKTGQENIMEFKIMTTKVCSQSNVQVNQAVEISFIKPALVFPCGRGTALEVLEVQIPGKKAISAAAFWNGLRGQKLKIYRASNENGNSS
- the LOC103444168 gene encoding uncharacterized protein; translation: MNSSLVFRRFWCFSAATSSSSSSSSSTLCFASNKKPLVFLGFPQVLATVLDALLNASTAADSLFEIAAIVTQPPSRKSRGKKLMPSPLAQHALDRGFPSNLIFTPERAGEDVFLSDLRALQPQLCITAAYGNILPTKFLNIPTLASRSYARGGHKPYDLFGNGKPGDKEFREAWKKEIDEDDTLWTGSEDESDNEKDEKSRLEKEIRKVRQQAREHSDLIDADDSDELRSVWSGSDEEKSLWTGSEDDDDDDIPIEAYPNESSDKHIDKLFEFEETSKYRTISELLKAEQEPEELSPGKQARKIAVENALKKLKKGPDGRYINVWEVMSDLDILVGAFENIVSGPEYAELRQGGPKKLNMQFFKDIQTRMRDPNYKFSPELKLKPKSKLVARKKWQKVQSRRRKAQKR